TTTGTGTGCAGCTTTCTGTTTTGGCTGGTGACTTTCTCCTGTCCAGAGCATGTGTGGCACTTGCAGCACTTGGGAATACAGAGGTCATTATTTATTTATCCTAAGATAGATTGCTGTACATATCCTCTAGATTGTTTTAATGATGCGGAAATTAAAGTGGTTTTGATTTATGCTGGTCACTATATATGTTTGATGGGCATCAGTATCACACAAGTCTGTTCTTGTATTATTTTTAGTTTCCGCTTGGCATAATCATTATGTCCTTGATTTCTTTACTCCTATAAAGACATCAATCTGTGGTGGTTGTGTGTTCACCTCCTTTCCCCCTCCTGATGTAAGCTGTTAGATTTGTTGCAAATGCCTGAGATGGTGGTCCTGTTTGCTACCAAAGTAGGGTAGGCTGGGTGGTCTTATTGTTATATCTGCTTCAACGCTGGAGTATTTAGCTAGTTAATACTAGGCTGTCAGTGTCATTTCTTAGGGAATCATTTTTCTTGTTTTCTCCATTCCAAGCTTATCCATCCTAATGGTTTAGCATTCAAGATTATCCTGTATGGTTGGAGTTCTTACCTGCTCTCTTTCTTGCAAGTCTTATATGGTACCAAACTTTCAATTGATCAACCTAACTTATGCAGGTGGTATCTCTTATGGCAACTGCAGTTGGACATCTAGTTACCGGTGAAACTATGCAAATGTCAACAAGCAGAGAGCAACGGCGAAGGTTAAATAGTGCTTCTCTATCATGACTAAATGTTCATCACATCTAATGCCTAAAACCAAGAGATGCAGAATAAAATGCTTGGACATATTTGGTTTTTGTTTACTCTGGTTTCTCCATTTTTTATGCCATTGTTTGTTGGTTCTGATACGATTCTGAAAAAATGCGCAGTATGGAGTACTACTTGCAGAAGACGTACTACAAAACAGCATCATTGATATCAAACAGTTGCAAGGCTGTTGCTATTCTTGCAGGGCACACCGCTGAGGTTTCAGTGCTTGCATACGAATATGGTCGAAACCTGGTTCGTAAAACATCTCTCTTTTCTGGAATTATTTCCCCTTCTGATTTAATCCTGTAAAGCACCGACTTGATTAATTCGATATCATTGCAGGGTCTAGCCTTCCAGTTGATCGACGATGTTCTTGATTTCACAGGAACCTCTGCATCACTCGGGAAGGGTTCATTATCTGATATTCGTCATGTAATAACAGCCATCCTCTCTTTTTTTTTGTTATATTTTATTTACAGTATTCATCATCTGGAATAGCTGTTTGCCTCCCAGGGCCAGCTACTTAGATTGTTTCTCAGTAGGACAGATCTACACAAAACTTTGCTGGCTAACAATAGTGCTACATCGGCTGATCGGCATAGACTGCTTGTCTGACACGAAAGCTCGTGTTGCTGTAATTATGTTAGCCACTGTCTTGAACTTGTCACCCTCATGCCAGACAGATAGAATACTCTCACATGAAAAACTTGCATAATGGCGTTCTCTTTCATCCTTCATTGACCTATCGCAATTAAGTTAacatattactccctccgttcggaattacttgtctcggaaatggatgtatctagaactaaaatacgtctggatacatccatttctgcgacaagtaattccgaacggagggagtagaagtgTAGAATCTACTATTGACAACGTAGATAAGAAGGATATTCTGAACCCTACTGCTTGCAAAACTAATTGTGTATGTGGTCAGGCCAGTGCAAATTAGATGCAAAATTTAGTTAACAAAGAGCTCTTGTGTTCAAGGGGAGCCTTTGGCGCAGCGGTAAAGCTGTTGCCTTCTGACCATGAGGTCACGTGTAGTCCTTGAAACAGCCTCTTGCAGAAATGCAGGGAAAGGCTGCGTACAAAAGACCCAAAGTGGTTTGACTCTTCCCCGGaccctgcgcaagcgggagctacGTGTACTGGGCTGCCCTTTTTTTTAGAGAGCTCTTGTGTCAAAATTAAAATACTTGCTTCTGTTTATGATCACCTACTTTGTGAAATTACCAGCATATCCAGTTAGACGGTCCTCAAACAAGGACCACATTCTGCTGTTTCTCTCGGTCGTCATGCAGGTAGCGCTTGTTTTTTTGCATTACGTAATGGCATTCATGATGCAGGGAATCATTACTGCTCCAATGCTATATGCGATGGAAGAATTCCCACAACTACAAGATGTCGTTGACCAGGGTTTTGACAATCCTGCAAATGTTGAGATCGTGAGTAGTTATTTTATATAAATAAAAGAATGGGCGCTGTCTTGACCTGTATTGTGACCTGACATAACAATCCATACTTGCAAACTATAGGCCTTGGACTACCTCCAGAAGAGCCGGGGAATCGAAAGAACAAAAGAGCTTGCGCAAGAACACGTTAACCTTGCGGTCAAAGCCATCGAAGCTCTCCCGGACAGCGACGATGAAGATGTTCTGATTTCAAGGCGCGCTCTTATTGATATCACACAGAGAGTCATCACGAGGACAAAATAGTAAGATTATACACAAGGTGGAGAAGATAAGGCGGACTTTCGCCACGGGTGTAGTGTTCCACTTGGAAAATTTTGGACGCCTTGGTCATTGCATTCTTTCCATTGCCCGAGTTTTGTATAACATCCATGATGAAACTTCAGGGTTACCATTCCTGGGAATCATCCTAGTCGCAGCTGTAGTGGTTTTAGATACTGGTGGCAGCAGAATCTGTGTATTAATATCACGATTGGCGATTGCAACGATGACCTGATCATAAGACTGTAACCTTATAAATCGAAGTATGTAACATGATATACGAGCAAAAGGAACCCTGCTTCTTGTGTTGAGAAAGTCGTGTTCTTCCCTATGTGGACCCTGTAATTTTTGCTATCTTTACCCTTAATTTTCCTGAACTGAAATACATCGTCTCAATCTTGCGGCATTCTAGGAGTTTTGTATATTTGGTTTGATATGCAAATGTGTTCAATCCTCCATGATTAAACATTACAGTGGAAACAAATGTTGATCTGGACATATCATCAATGGGCACATAATCTAGAATGTCAGTGTGGTTGCAACTTCAAATCGATCTTCTTTCTCTTCTTTTGAGTGGAGGACTTGAGAGTTGAGACCTAATGTGGGCCTTCAAATCCCGTCATGCTTGTGCCACTGCTAATGAATGCTAGGCCTGGCTCCAGAACCTCTCCTTGGCCCACGCGATCGCCTCGTCCACGGCTGCGGCGCCGACGCTGTCGATGTCGCCGTCGTCGTCCATGAGCAGCGGCGCCCGCTCCCTCACCTCCATCATCATCGCCTCCTGCATCACCGCCTCCTCCAGCCGGTGCGGGCGCGGCCGCGGCGGGTTGCCGAAGAGCGACGACGACGCGGCCGAGGACGGCGAGTAGTAGTACCCGTAGTCGTCGGCGGCGCCGGAGCACTCGGTGCTGGTGTCGGCCGCAGCGTAGTCTGGCGCCGGTGACCGTGCCCTGCCGCGCCGCTGCGTGCGCCGGAAGCTCGGCTCGCGGCTGCTGGTCTCCGGGTTCGACGTGAAGCAGCAGAAGCCGCTGCTCCCGCCGCGGTGGTGCCGCGACGAGGAGCTCTCGGCGGCGGCGCCGTTGTTGCTGACCGCCGACGACGCCGCGCTGCTGCCGCTGTGGTTGGTCCAGTCGCCGCCGTTGCCGTAGTAGTAGCGGCACGCCGGGTAGGCGGCCGTCGAGCACGTGAAGCTGCTCTGGTACTCCGCCCTCGTCGACGCGCTCGACGGCGGCGACGAGTCGTACCGGCGCGACGGGATCGCAATGGGCCTGCAAAACCGAGAGCGTCAGAATGGATAATCGAACGATGCAACGTGTCACGTGACCAAAACCAAATGCTTCATGCATGCGCACGAATCGTCTGGTTCACCTGAGCTTGGACGCGAaggaggagagggcggcgtcgcCGCGGCCGCCGCCGGTGGCCGCTGACCGGAAGGCGGAGCGGCCGGAGCCGAACTCGTCGGAGCTGATCACCGACGAAGACTTGGTCGACTTGGACCTGGACCTCGACCGCACCTGGCGGGCGCGGGCGCCGAAGATGTCGTCGAAGAAGCCCTCCTCGGTGGGCACGGCCGCCGACGCCGGCCTACCACGGCCGTCGCGGCGGCACAAGGCGTCACCATAGGAGTAGTGAGAATACTGGCCGCCGTGGGCGGCCGCCGCGGCGTGGTAGTCAGCGGCGGCTGCGTCGCCGCAGAAGCTGCTGAGGAGCACGGTGCGCGGCGGGCCGCCGAACACGTCCCGGAAGTCGTCGGGGGCGAGGCTCTTCTGGCCGTCCGACGAGCGCTGCCGCGGCAGCACCGCGCCCATCGTGCACCTCCATGACTCGTCCATTCCACCGACCGATCACACGCACCAGAGCACACCACTATAAAACTATAGCACCACTATGCTCGGCTCGATCGTCGTGTGAGGGCTTTGTGCTTCTTGGTGTCAGAGGAGACGGAGCTCTTATGATTTATACAAGAGACAAGCGGGGCGAGTAGGTCGGAAAGATGGGTGCTTTTGGGCCGTTGGATGCGTGTATATATATAGTTCCCGTTTCAGTGCCACTTACGTACTGTAGCCAGGTACAGTTAGTACGGACAGGTACTAATCAGCGTCGCCTTTGCGTTCTAATTTCGTAGTGAACTACCTGCAGAAGATAAATTACAGTTCTAAGATTTCACATCTCCTTGGCAGGAAACAGTCACAGAACATTGCACATTTTTTTAATGAGTTTATTGTAATGTTTTTTACAGGACATCTATTTTGTAAAAATAAACAGTTTAATTGATTGTAACTTTATCTTGCTTGTGGGCGGTCAAATCACATGTTAAAATGGCCCAACGCCTGCATGATTAAGCGCGCGCTCTGATCGCCACAATCATGCACCGATGCTTAACTGAAAGACCAACACTTTAACCACTGCACAGTTGTCAGTTAAACTGACAGCTCCTTGTTCCGTGTTGCCTAGCTGTTGTATCTTCAAGCATCAGATAACAAGATTAATTGATGCATGCAAGAGGGGAGTATAATCGATTTTAAGATATGATGGCATCACTTTTAGTCGAGGGGAGGAGGCATGTGAGAtgggatgatcatgttttgccgtCCCCTTTGCAGACACGGCATCATGGTGGTTGATCCATTGCCCCCAAAATCCAATCCCCTCGCCTTTTTTCATACCAGAAAATTCCATTGCCTTTTCCACTTGACCTGAGACATGGTGGCCTCCTTTATCTTCTTGTTAATGGTTTCCCTTTGTGTTGGTGCTTTGCACACCGACTATTGTATTAGTTACAGGGAGTAGAAAATCATTTGAGACGTGAATAACTATCCAGTTCAAAGATCAAAAGGTGCTCTTTTTTACAGAAAATTAAATAACCTCAGGCCCCAGAAGATCGTCATTTTTTGAATCATAGTCTCCAAAGCGTAATTTTGACCACTAACGTATATTAGAATGCACTTATATATAATTCACTCAAGAATAACATATGATATTGAAGTATTTTATGAGATAAATTTATGCATCTGACTTCAAGTATCTGGAAAAGACATTGACGGTTGATTCAAAAGTTTAAATATGTCTGCCCAACACTATACTCCTCGAGGCCTGCCATTGACGGTTGCTCTGTCTGACTTCAAGTATCTGGAAAAGACATTGACGGTTGATTCAGCTTGATGAATTTATATGTTGCTCGTTATCTGAAAAAATTCTACAAATCCCTCCATCTGTTTCTTTATTTCAGGCAAATTTTGACCTCCTAAATTCAGGCTTTGGCCAAGAACGAATCAAATGATGTGAGGATGGTGTTACCCAACATTGTGTTGTATTCATCTTTAAAAGTAATTTTCCGTAGTTGTGACCGTGATTTTGTAACCCTTAACAAAGTATTATACTGAAAAGACACCATTGCATATATAAAAACAGATCCAGCGGTGATGCAAAAAGCTACTACCAGGCAGAGACAGATTGAAGTGGTTACTTATTACTCCAGCTCAAAGTGGTTACATTAATTACTCAAGCCAGTGTCATGCATAATGTGTGCTAATTAATCTCAGCAGCGGTCAGTTCAGTCAAGTTGAAACAAAAGTAGCAAGCAGTTGAGAGCCGAGACACTACAACTCAGGAGCAGCTCATGACCGAGGTGCAAATCATGTGGAGCTTGCTTAAAGCTGTAGGCTAGGGGGCTACAAAGGCACACTTTGTGCTCCGCAGATGCACCTATCAGGCTTAAACAAACTCAAGGAAATCTTTGCCAGAATCACGAACAATCTTTGTTTATGCGACATTCCAAGATCCAAATCCAACGTTGCTTCTCTGGATGATCCATGCAGAACATATGCTAAGAAATGCAGCAGCTCAGCATCTATCCGTGTATGAAATTCTGAAATTATTATGAGTGTCTTTCAGGGCCCATGGTAAGCAAAGTGGAGCTCAGCACACTCATTGGCTACACATCACACAGATCGAGTTGCTTCATTCCCAAACCATCTCTTGTTTTCATGGGGGCCCCCCTTGTGTTCTTCTTCGTCTGCTGGCCTAGAAGAACAGATCAGGCTCTGTGTTTCCATTCATTGGACATCATGGATCCGGGTCAAATGTCGAGCTTGACCGGCTCCATGAGCGTGTCTGCGCTTTCCCCAGCAGATTCAGATAAAACGCATCGATGCTTTCAGAATTCAGGTTCGGGCGTCGAGGTTCAGATAGGGTGAGCGAGTGAGTGAGCCTAGCTTGGCTGCATGCATGCAAAGAAGAGCAGGTCCTTTGCAGAACGACGGGAGAAGCAAATAGGGAAAAGATGATTCCGAATGATGATCCGGTGTCCCACaaggcgcgggcgggcgagcgagCGCTGCTTTTGCCGCCGACGCCGCGCAGTGATGCGCATGATTTGCTCGTGTCCGGTGTCCCCTCCGGCTCCGGCAAAAGGTCGCGCCCGGCGAGCTTGGCAAGGAAAGGAGGAGGGCTGGAGGAGCACTGCAACAGCAGCTTGGCCTGGGCGGGCTTTATCTCGAGCGATTCTAAAGGTAAAGAGAAGCACAAGgattgaagaagaagaaaaagaagaagaagaagaagaagaaacactGATTAGTTGTAGTATAATCTAAGCGAGGCGTCCAATCATAGTTGCTGCAATGAATGAATCTCCTGACTCCTGGTTAGATTCTTGTCCAACCATCTCTGATCTGACGATAAATAGCCCACTTTCCTCCCTCTGTTGTTGCTGTTTTTTCAGCAAAAGGAAGTTGCTGTAATATGTGGGAATTGCTGAAACCAATGGAGGTTTAGCGAAATTCCTTCCACGATGTCGCTAGCTATTATGACAGTGTTTGCCCCATGTCTGATCGGGTCGTGCGAGTAGGGAGGACAGGCCTAGCTGGTTTGCATATATCCGAGTTGGCATCCAAGTCAGCAGCCACGTCGGCCTGCCAAGTTTTTACTTGACACGATGTAACAACTTTGGGGTAAAATCCCCTTTAAAAAAAAAACTTGAAATGTGTAAGCACCGCGCGCCACAAATGTACAAACAGGGTGGAATGTGGAATTCACTCTAGATTCTGCAATGTTCCATTGGGATGGGGAGCATCTATATATCTTCTGTTTAAAGAAAGATGCACAAATCTCTGTcacctcaaaaaagaaaaaggaatatgGGAGAAAACACGCAGATGAATAAATAGGAGCTTCACATATACAGAGAGATGCCTGCATTCCTGATTGATTGATGCGTGGTGCTTGGAGAACACACAAAACAGCATGATTGCTTAAGTATCTTCATTCAGGGGCAACTCTAAAGACAAGATCATCATGATGCGCCACAAATCAGCAACATGCAATGGTGGCAGGAGAAGCAAAGAACATGCATAATGGCTTTAGGTTTGCTATATGCCGTCGCAAAGCGCACACATGCGGGCCACCACGATGCTCATTGCGAAGGGGACACCGAACCAAACCAAACCAAACCAaaccatgcatatgcatggatgcAAATTGCGAGCCTTTCCAGGCTTCAAAAGAAGCGAAGAGAGCCCTCTCGCCTTTGCGCGCGCACACATGAGACCAAATTTACGCTTTTGCTCTTTACTTCATGTATGTATGCACTGCTGGCCAGAAAAGAATCGCCGGCTCTGGCAGCTCTGCGAGTGCGCTGCTGCTCATGCAAATTACTGGCTTTATGCGAGGGATTTCGTACGTACattcttattttattttttgagacAAACGTACATTCTCATGATACGGATGGCAGCGGTGAATGCAGTAAAGCTTCATGCAAGACGAAGCAATGATGTGCTAAAACATCGTGCAAGGGCATAGCGACCCGCAAAATTTCTCCTGCATCCATCCACGGACTCGGATTCGGGAGACCTTCATCCAACGCTGCCCGCATACATCCGGTCTTCCTCATTTATTTGAACACTTTAGCTAAAGGTAAGTCGCCTGAAAATTGATTTTGGGTCAGTCAAATATTTTGGCCGTAGATTTCTGCTTGGAGATCCGTGCTCTTTTTTTTCCTGGTTTGTCCTTTGAGttgttttgggctggtttttgactGACCACAtatttgggtcagtcaattttgcTACTGGGTTGAAGCCATTTAATCTATAGCCCAGCCCAGCCCTCCCTCTGTCCC
This sequence is a window from Aegilops tauschii subsp. strangulata cultivar AL8/78 chromosome 7, Aet v6.0, whole genome shotgun sequence. Protein-coding genes within it:
- the LOC109742431 gene encoding solanesyl-diphosphate synthase 1, mitochondrial isoform X1 — translated: MSWRWALARRVATLVGGGTGGGPGAAQAQRLFSSSGALLGRLPPAPPQIRNKVVGCRGAAFVNSRWLHDATQCQTRQDGVSRAEEQQDPFELVADELSILGNRLRSMVVAEVPKLESAAEYFFKVGAEGKRFRPTVLLLMASALKFPIPESTDVGVFSILASKLRTRQQNIAEITEMIHVASLLHDDVLDDADTRRGVTSLNCIMGNKLSVLAGDFLLSRACVALAALGNTEVVSLMATAVGHLVTGETMQMSTSREQRRSMEYYLQKTYYKTASLISNSCKAVAILAGHTAEVSVLAYEYGRNLGLAFQLIDDVLDFTGTSASLGKGSLSDIRHGIITAPMLYAMEEFPQLQDVVDQGFDNPANVEIALDYLQKSRGIERTKELAQEHVNLAVKAIEALPDSDDEDVLISRRALIDITQRVITRTK
- the LOC109742432 gene encoding uncharacterized protein; the encoded protein is MDESWRCTMGAVLPRQRSSDGQKSLAPDDFRDVFGGPPRTVLLSSFCGDAAAADYHAAAAAHGGQYSHYSYGDALCRRDGRGRPASAAVPTEEGFFDDIFGARARQVRSRSRSKSTKSSSVISSDEFGSGRSAFRSAATGGGRGDAALSSFASKLRPIAIPSRRYDSSPPSSASTRAEYQSSFTCSTAAYPACRYYYGNGGDWTNHSGSSAASSAVSNNGAAAESSSSRHHRGGSSGFCCFTSNPETSSREPSFRRTQRRGRARSPAPDYAAADTSTECSGAADDYGYYYSPSSAASSSLFGNPPRPRPHRLEEAVMQEAMMMEVRERAPLLMDDDGDIDSVGAAAVDEAIAWAKERFWSQA
- the LOC109742431 gene encoding solanesyl-diphosphate synthase 1, mitochondrial isoform X2, which translates into the protein MVVAEVPKLESAAEYFFKVGAEGKRFRPTVLLLMASALKFPIPESTDVGVFSILASKLRTRQQNIAEITEMIHVASLLHDDVLDDADTRRGVTSLNCIMGNKLSVLAGDFLLSRACVALAALGNTEVVSLMATAVGHLVTGETMQMSTSREQRRSMEYYLQKTYYKTASLISNSCKAVAILAGHTAEVSVLAYEYGRNLGLAFQLIDDVLDFTGTSASLGKGSLSDIRHGIITAPMLYAMEEFPQLQDVVDQGFDNPANVEIALDYLQKSRGIERTKELAQEHVNLAVKAIEALPDSDDEDVLISRRALIDITQRVITRTK